CGATATCGCAGTTGTGTGTTATGACTTTGTGTTCTGCGTTCTTATAGAAACTAAGACAAATGGTCAGATCCAATGCCCATATCTCTATAAAATTAGGCCTGTAAACCCCAAAATGGTGAAATAAAATAGACATAGACATAtgtaatttgaaattataaaatattgggGTATTATGAgtcgaccaaaaaaaattatgataaatatagTAAGAATATTAAGAGCTTTTCAAGTTCATGCCAAACGAAGTTGTAAATGTTTGTAGGTGTGGTTTGGTACATGTGAAGTTTGGGTTTCTTTTAGCCTAAATATTCTCATTAGCTAGGAAGCTGATTAATATATACATTGCTGAAGTCTGACTATTCTGGGTGGTATGGTATCtccaaaattctaaaaaaaaatatgtattaaagAATGTATGCGccttaaaaaattaaaccaagCCAACTAATGATATACAGAGTAGACAGGGTGTACCAATTTATGTGTTCTGTAATGTGACTGCAATAATCACAATTTAAGCTAAAATAAaacttacaaaattaaaatgatttattttagtgggatctttttgtgtgtttgaaaaaaagaagaaaatagtaTGGGATGGGATATAAAAAGGGGAAGGtgggaatttaaaaaaaaggaaagccATCTGTCTCGGACCCCACACCAACCCATTcatttgtgtgtgtgtgggttAATCAATCAATCGTCATCGTCGTCGTCGGTGCCTTCCTTGTCAGATTTTTATttgtagagagagaaaaaaggaGACGACGATTgttttctttccatctttctACATTCTCTCCGTTAATCCACTATTCAGAGATTCCCTCTCTCCCATCTTCATCATACGATCCCTGATTTTCACGGGATCGATCCGGACTGAATCTGTATTTCTCAGATCAATCGGATCCAATGGACGAGTTTGGTGTTCTTACGGAGCGCTATGGGATCAAGCCCCAAGGCAAATCTGCTCCAATGGCTGCCTCCAAGCGTTCTCACAACACTTCCGATTGGAAATCGtacgcttcttcttcttcttccaataAGGTATCTGGTAACGGTGACGACATTTTCTTCACCTCGAGCTCGACTACTACTACCATGAACGGCGCGAGTTCTGGTGATTTCGATGTTTTCGGTGGGATGAACAATAAGAATAGCAAGTCGTCATCTTCAGCGCATGCTGATGACTTGTTTGGTGCTATGCCCACCGCTCCCaataatgatgatgatatttTTGGATCATTCTCTTCCTCTACCAATCAATACCCTCCCGTTGATGATTTGTTGGCTGGATTTGGTGCTCTTAAATCCCAGACCTTCAACCTCAACAATTCATCCGCTTCTGATGAATTGATTcctggttttggttttggtacTTCTCACAGGTTTGTATGAGATTCTCATCTTTGGGATGTGCTAATCTCTTGTGATTTGGTATTTTGGAATTTTAGATCACCTTTGGAGATGAAATCGtttatttagtgtttttttgtttgttgttgacTTTTCAGCAAGACTACGGCATCCAACTTTGTTGATACTGACCCTTTTGTGGTTCTGGAATCATCTATGTCCGGCGCACATTCTTCTTCCGGTATCTTCGTGGATCCACTGGATGCATTTGCTGCTTCCGTCAGCTCTCAGGGGCAAAAACCATCTAATAATACCACACATTCTTCTACAAAGCTCAAGCCTCCCCCTAAACCAACGCAAAAAGTGAACAGAGGTTAGTAGTCTCTTTGATGTTGAGTATTTATTTCACTGGTATCTAATTAGTCTGAGGGATTATTTGCACAGCTAAAAGTTCTGTGATGTCTTCAGTAGACGAACTTGACGACTTTGCCATGGGTGGTACCATGCGCCGTAGTGCCTCGGCCTCTGACGCTGCTAGTAAATATAGAGAAGCTCAAGAGACGAAACAGTTTGGTGTTGATGACCTTGACTCCTTTTTCAGCTCTGGGCCTCGCTCCAGCAGTGTGCCCAAATCTCGGACAGCAACTGAAGTAAGAACGACTTTTGAAATGTTTCTATATTCCATTtttcaaataaagaaaaatctgTTCTATATGTGTATCCTTATTCTTTCTTTCTGATGCAAAGGCACTTCGCAAGCCAGCAGTCAACGTCCCAAAAAAGACGACTAATGGGGTTTCTAGTGCAAAGAAGCCTCCTGCTCCAGCAGCAAATCTGGTGGATGACTTTTCTGCGCTTTTTGGAGGTATGTCTTGTGAAAACATGTCTTTTCCAGCAATTGGTTGCTTTCTTAGAAATGTTTCTCTGTTTACAGAGGATCCTCCTATATTTAAAGAATTTGAGGAAATCCCAGGGGAGACCGAAGAACGAAGAAAGGCCAGATGGGATCGTGAACAGAGAACAAAGAGCCGTGTGGTatgttttggtcatttttattttcttttgaatcttcTGGTGCAATCCTTACTCTTTTTCTCGTCTGCAGCCTATGATGATATCTAACTAAGTTAAATACTGGTACTAAAACCTATGTTGAATTTTATTTGTGCTTGAAATTACCCCTTCTCATTTCAAAATTTGTGATATTATTGTGAATTCTGCAACGAAATTATACGTTCGATTTTGCTATATGCTCATCAATGTTTAGCTTGTACTTGATGCATAGTTTTTGTTCTAGATGGTTTTACACTATTTGGTGGCTTTGATAATGTAGGCACAAGCTGTAGCTGATATGAACAACCGTGATCATCAATCTCGGATCGAACAAGAACAGAGAACTGTAAGTTATGCTTTTCTTGACATTTATGTCTTAGTCTATGTACATTGACCTTTTTGAATTTATCAGTCTTCATTATGATAATGCTGTCTGTCTATGGGCAATGACCTTTTGGATTTGTTAATCTTCACTATGATAATGCtgcttttgaaatattttacatttcCTTTTGTTGTCTAAATCTACTTAGAGTCTCTTTGTTCGTGTGTTAATTAAATACCATTACCAAA
This genomic interval from Brassica napus cultivar Da-Ae chromosome A6, Da-Ae, whole genome shotgun sequence contains the following:
- the LOC106350090 gene encoding auxilin-related protein 2-like isoform X2; protein product: MDEFGVLTERYGIKPQGKSAPMAASKRSHNTSDWKSYASSSSSNKVSGNGDDIFFTSSSTTTTMNGASSGDFDVFGGMNNKNSKSSSSAHADDLFGAMPTAPNNDDDIFGSFSSSTNQYPPVDDLLAGFGALKSQTFNLNNSSASDELIPGFGFGTSHSKTTASNFVDTDPFVVLESSMSGAHSSSGIFVDPLDAFAASVSSQGQKPSNNTTHSSTKLKPPPKPTQKVNRVDELDDFAMGGTMRRSASASDAASKYREAQETKQFGVDDLDSFFSSGPRSSSVPKSRTATEALRKPAVNVPKKTTNGVSSAKKPPAPAANLVDDFSALFGEDPPIFKEFEEIPGETEERRKARWDREQRTKSRVAQAVADMNNRDHQSRIEQEQRTRISETADAEIKRWATGKEGNMRALLSSLQIVLWPGCGWEAVSLTDLITSSAVKKVYRKATLYVHPDKVQQKGATLEQKYIAEKVFDILKEAWNKFNKEELS
- the LOC106350090 gene encoding auxilin-related protein 2-like isoform X3 gives rise to the protein MDEFGVLTERYGIKPQGKSAPMAASKRSHNTSDWKSYASSSSSNKVSGNGDDIFFTSSSTTTTMNGASSGDFDVFGGMNNKNSKSSSSAHADDLFGAMPTAPNNDDDIFGSFSSSTNQYPPVDDLLAGFGALKSQTFNLNNSSASDELIPGFGFGTSHSKTTASNFVDTDPFVVLESSMSGAHSSSGIFVDPLDAFAASVSSQGQKPSNNTTHSSTKLKPPPKPTQKVNRDELDDFAMGGTMRRSASASDAASKYREAQETKQFGVDDLDSFFSSGPRSSSVPKSRTATEALRKPAVNVPKKTTNGVSSAKKPPAPAANLVDDFSALFGEDPPIFKEFEEIPGETEERRKARWDREQRTKSRVAQAVADMNNRDHQSRIEQEQRTRISETADAEIKRWATGKEGNMRALLSSLQIVLWPGCGWEAVSLTDLITSSAVKKVYRKATLYVHPDKVQQKGATLEQKYIAEKVFDILKEAWNKFNKEELS
- the LOC106350090 gene encoding auxilin-related protein 2-like isoform X1, which gives rise to MDEFGVLTERYGIKPQGKSAPMAASKRSHNTSDWKSYASSSSSNKVSGNGDDIFFTSSSTTTTMNGASSGDFDVFGGMNNKNSKSSSSAHADDLFGAMPTAPNNDDDIFGSFSSSTNQYPPVDDLLAGFGALKSQTFNLNNSSASDELIPGFGFGTSHSKTTASNFVDTDPFVVLESSMSGAHSSSGIFVDPLDAFAASVSSQGQKPSNNTTHSSTKLKPPPKPTQKVNRAKSSVMSSVDELDDFAMGGTMRRSASASDAASKYREAQETKQFGVDDLDSFFSSGPRSSSVPKSRTATEALRKPAVNVPKKTTNGVSSAKKPPAPAANLVDDFSALFGEDPPIFKEFEEIPGETEERRKARWDREQRTKSRVAQAVADMNNRDHQSRIEQEQRTRISETADAEIKRWATGKEGNMRALLSSLQIVLWPGCGWEAVSLTDLITSSAVKKVYRKATLYVHPDKVQQKGATLEQKYIAEKVFDILKEAWNKFNKEELS